A region of Pyxidicoccus parkwaysis DNA encodes the following proteins:
- a CDS encoding ketopantoate reductase family protein, whose translation MRFAIVGSGGVGGYYGARLVRAGQEVTFLARGAHLRAMRERGLSIRSAEGDFTVPVRAEEDPSRVGPVDVIVLAVKNYDVPSVLPMVKTLAAASDRPALGGTTAAILTLQNGVDSPNEVAAIVGKAPVIGGTTYISTAISEPGVISQTGTLHRIILGEVFGDTSRVSSRAQTLRDTLAGAGLNVEAVPDARKPLWEKLAFLAPMSGFCTAARLPLGPLRDAGPAFREQFREAAAEVLRVANAEGVATTTRAEDVAAFMEGLQADMRPSMMVDFEAGKPLEVEYLQGTVSRRGRARGVPTPVMSTLYSLLLPHAGGAPKS comes from the coding sequence ATGCGATTCGCCATCGTCGGTTCAGGTGGGGTGGGCGGCTACTACGGCGCCCGGTTGGTGCGCGCGGGGCAGGAGGTGACGTTCCTCGCCCGGGGCGCGCACCTGCGAGCCATGCGGGAGCGGGGACTGAGCATCCGGAGCGCGGAGGGAGACTTCACCGTTCCCGTGCGCGCCGAGGAGGACCCGTCCCGCGTGGGCCCCGTGGACGTCATCGTCCTCGCGGTGAAGAACTACGACGTTCCCTCCGTGCTGCCCATGGTGAAGACACTCGCCGCCGCGTCGGACCGGCCCGCGTTGGGAGGCACCACCGCCGCCATCCTCACGCTGCAGAACGGCGTGGACAGCCCCAACGAGGTGGCCGCCATCGTGGGCAAGGCCCCGGTCATCGGCGGCACCACGTACATCTCCACCGCCATCTCCGAGCCGGGCGTCATCTCCCAGACGGGCACGCTCCACCGCATCATCCTCGGCGAGGTATTCGGCGACACATCCCGCGTCTCCTCGCGAGCCCAGACGCTGCGCGACACGCTGGCCGGCGCGGGGCTCAACGTCGAGGCGGTACCGGACGCACGCAAGCCACTCTGGGAGAAGCTCGCGTTCCTCGCGCCCATGTCCGGCTTCTGCACCGCGGCCCGCCTCCCGCTGGGGCCGCTGCGCGACGCGGGGCCGGCATTCCGGGAGCAATTCCGGGAGGCCGCGGCCGAGGTGCTCCGCGTCGCCAACGCCGAGGGCGTGGCCACCACCACCCGCGCCGAGGACGTGGCGGCCTTCATGGAAGGGCTCCAGGCCGACATGCGTCCCTCGATGATGGTGGACTTCGAGGCCGGCAAGCCGCTGGAGGTCGAGTACCTCCAGGGCACGGTGTCACGACGGGGCCGCGCCCGGGGCGTGCCCACGCCGGTGATGAGCACGCTCTATTCCCTCCTGCTGCCGCACGCGGGCGGAGCGCCGAAGTCATGA
- a CDS encoding styrene monooxygenase/indole monooxygenase family protein: MASIGIVGAGTAGLHLGLKLLSHGISVTLYAEQDPAKLRLGRLPNTVAHHAPTRARERELDVAHWGGPQADMYQVDIHVNGPQSFGLSGRLESPTIFVDYRLYQPKLAEDLVARGGVLEVRSVDAAGLEALSTQHDLVVVATGRNGLTALFPRIPELSPHTKPPRLLFAALLKGVQMQDPIGMHANLIPGQGEIFESQVVSRQGRVPSILVEALPGSELAVLSTQRYDADPRAFEALLMDRLRRFAPATYERVNPAEFGILGPMDWLQGSFTPTVRRGWAPLANGRFVMAVGDTHVTNDPVAGQGANAASASAFAMAESIIEALAAERPFDEGFCRATEEKTWAAAAPATYWTNALLQPPPPHVVEVLVAGSQEPRVADAFVNAFMIPEHILGACASPESAAAFLAKNRPAPAREAPPVHEALAWHPIPEEVVAPVAVVR, from the coding sequence ATGGCGAGCATCGGCATCGTTGGCGCCGGCACGGCCGGCCTGCACCTCGGACTCAAGCTGCTTTCCCACGGCATCTCCGTGACGCTGTACGCGGAGCAGGACCCGGCGAAGCTGCGCCTGGGCCGGCTGCCCAACACGGTGGCGCACCACGCGCCCACGCGCGCCCGGGAGCGCGAATTGGACGTGGCCCACTGGGGCGGGCCGCAGGCGGACATGTACCAGGTGGACATCCACGTGAATGGGCCGCAGTCCTTCGGGCTGAGCGGCCGGCTGGAGAGCCCGACGATTTTCGTCGACTACCGCCTGTACCAGCCGAAGCTGGCCGAGGACCTCGTCGCGCGCGGAGGCGTGCTGGAGGTGCGCTCGGTGGACGCGGCCGGGCTGGAGGCGCTGTCCACGCAGCATGACCTCGTGGTGGTGGCCACGGGCCGCAACGGGCTGACGGCGCTCTTCCCGCGCATCCCCGAGCTCTCGCCGCACACGAAGCCCCCGCGCCTGCTGTTCGCCGCGCTGCTCAAGGGCGTGCAGATGCAGGACCCGATTGGGATGCACGCGAACCTGATTCCCGGCCAGGGCGAGATTTTCGAGTCGCAGGTCGTCTCGCGCCAGGGCCGCGTTCCGAGCATCCTCGTGGAGGCGCTGCCCGGGAGTGAGCTGGCGGTGCTGAGCACGCAGCGGTACGACGCGGACCCGCGCGCCTTCGAGGCGCTGCTGATGGACCGGCTGCGCCGCTTCGCGCCGGCCACGTACGAGCGGGTGAATCCGGCCGAGTTCGGCATCCTCGGTCCCATGGACTGGCTGCAGGGTTCCTTCACACCGACGGTGCGCCGGGGCTGGGCTCCGCTGGCGAATGGCCGCTTCGTGATGGCAGTGGGCGACACGCACGTGACGAATGACCCCGTCGCGGGCCAGGGTGCCAACGCGGCGTCGGCTTCGGCGTTCGCGATGGCGGAGAGCATCATCGAGGCGCTGGCGGCGGAGCGTCCGTTCGACGAGGGCTTCTGTCGCGCGACGGAGGAGAAGACGTGGGCCGCGGCGGCTCCGGCGACGTACTGGACCAACGCGCTGCTGCAGCCGCCTCCGCCGCATGTGGTGGAAGTGCTCGTGGCCGGCAGCCAGGAGCCGCGCGTGGCGGATGCCTTCGTCAACGCGTTCATGATTCCGGAGCACATCCTCGGTGCGTGCGCGAGCCCGGAGAGCGCCGCCGCGTTCCTCGCGAAGAACCGTCCCGCACCCGCGCGCGAGGCCCCGCCCGTCCACGAGGCGCTCGCGTGGCACCCGATTCCCGAGGAGGTCGTGGCGCCCGTCGCCGTGGTGCGCTGA
- a CDS encoding AgmX/PglI C-terminal domain-containing protein, with the protein MRHFALLLVVLTSCAPRMVSVPPPPLNLEDESTSRDALKEAIRETIASHRGEVVACYEETRRARRSTPEGKLVVRFTIQTDGTVSSPNVQTSTVQSQMFERCVLDRLSTWLFPRQQPPGVVVVAYPFIFKRAPADPPAKHPPTQ; encoded by the coding sequence ATGAGGCACTTCGCCCTGCTGCTCGTCGTGCTCACCTCCTGCGCGCCCAGGATGGTGTCGGTTCCTCCGCCCCCCCTGAACCTCGAAGATGAGTCCACTTCACGCGACGCACTCAAGGAGGCCATCCGGGAGACCATCGCCTCCCATCGCGGAGAGGTCGTCGCCTGCTACGAGGAGACCCGCAGAGCGAGAAGGTCCACGCCCGAAGGCAAGCTGGTCGTCCGCTTCACCATCCAGACCGATGGCACGGTGAGCAGCCCCAACGTGCAAACGTCCACAGTCCAATCCCAGATGTTCGAGCGCTGCGTCCTGGATAGGCTCTCGACCTGGCTCTTTCCGCGCCAACAGCCCCCCGGCGTGGTCGTCGTCGCCTATCCGTTCATCTTCAAACGTGCGCCTGCCGACCCACCAGCCAAACACCCGCCCACGCAATGA
- a CDS encoding Lnb N-terminal periplasmic domain-containing protein, whose translation MRLLSRILTGLVLLLGTGWAALALALTGAGPEGAHLVRALPALVLVAVAVALWRRSSWRVAVAVVVAGCAAIYGWVRTVQPSDQRDWAPDLARAARAEVDGTRVTIHDVRDFRYRSTTDWDASWYTATYDTRELTGAWFIVEPFSGFYGAAHTMVSFGFADGRYVVFSVEVRREKGETFSALGGLFRQFELIYVVGDERDLIQLRSNHRKDDVYLYPVDASKERIATFFLDMVARMNALHERPEFYDTLTSNCTTNLVRHVEKVSAVKVPYDHRTLLPAYSDALAYELGLIEKDAPLEVVRARHRINVQAMAANGQPDFSRRIREAGATAASTP comes from the coding sequence ATGCGCCTTCTCTCCCGAATTCTCACCGGCCTCGTGCTGCTGCTGGGCACCGGGTGGGCCGCGCTCGCCCTGGCCCTGACGGGTGCGGGGCCGGAAGGGGCGCACCTCGTAAGGGCGCTGCCGGCGCTGGTGCTGGTTGCGGTGGCCGTGGCGCTGTGGCGGCGGAGCTCCTGGCGGGTGGCGGTGGCCGTGGTGGTGGCGGGCTGCGCGGCCATCTACGGCTGGGTGCGGACGGTGCAGCCGTCGGACCAGCGCGACTGGGCGCCGGACCTGGCGCGCGCGGCGCGGGCGGAGGTGGACGGCACGCGCGTGACGATTCATGACGTGCGCGACTTCCGCTACCGCAGCACCACCGACTGGGACGCGAGCTGGTACACGGCCACGTACGACACGCGCGAGCTGACGGGGGCGTGGTTCATCGTGGAGCCGTTCTCCGGCTTCTATGGCGCGGCGCACACCATGGTGAGCTTCGGCTTCGCGGACGGGCGCTACGTCGTCTTCTCCGTGGAGGTGCGGCGCGAGAAGGGCGAGACGTTCTCCGCGCTGGGCGGCCTGTTCCGCCAGTTCGAGCTCATCTACGTGGTGGGCGACGAGCGAGACCTCATCCAGCTGCGCTCCAACCACCGCAAGGACGACGTGTACCTGTACCCGGTGGACGCGTCGAAGGAGCGCATCGCCACCTTCTTCCTGGACATGGTGGCGCGGATGAACGCGCTGCACGAGCGGCCGGAGTTCTACGACACGCTCACCAGCAACTGCACCACCAACCTCGTGCGCCACGTGGAGAAGGTGAGCGCGGTGAAGGTGCCGTATGACCACCGGACGTTGCTGCCGGCGTACTCGGATGCGCTCGCGTACGAGCTGGGCCTCATCGAGAAGGACGCGCCGCTGGAGGTGGTGCGCGCCCGGCACCGCATCAACGTGCAGGCGATGGCGGCCAACGGGCAGCCGGACTTCTCGCGGCGCATCCGCGAGGCAGGGGCCACCGCCGCGTCAACTCCGTGA
- a CDS encoding CHRD domain-containing protein, whose product MMRKSMLTRLAVPGLVACALWLAGCGDKKANATLSGAQEVPPTTTDATGTVTAELDGDELKVAGSFTNLSSALFPVSGSAAHVHNAARGQNGPILFNLEITSTDDLNGVFSGSKTLNSDEKDAFENGNLYVNVHTVNFNGGEIRGQLEP is encoded by the coding sequence ATGATGCGGAAGTCCATGCTGACACGTCTCGCCGTACCGGGCCTGGTGGCCTGCGCCCTGTGGCTCGCCGGATGTGGCGACAAGAAGGCGAATGCCACCCTCTCGGGAGCCCAGGAGGTGCCGCCCACAACGACTGATGCGACCGGCACCGTCACCGCGGAGCTGGATGGTGACGAGCTGAAGGTCGCCGGCAGCTTCACCAACCTGAGCAGTGCCCTGTTCCCCGTCTCCGGCAGCGCCGCCCACGTCCACAACGCCGCCCGGGGACAGAACGGGCCCATCCTCTTCAACCTCGAAATCACCAGCACCGACGACCTCAACGGCGTCTTCTCCGGCAGCAAGACGCTGAACAGCGACGAGAAGGACGCCTTCGAGAACGGCAACCTCTACGTCAACGTCCACACCGTGAACTTCAACGGCGGAGAGATTCGCGGCCAGCTCGAGCCCTGA